The sequence AGGACGTTGAAGACACCCTCGACGCCCTTTCGGATGCTCGTCTCGTCCCAGCCGACGGCACCACCGAGTTCGGGGTCGACGGTCGGGATTCCCTCGTCGGGGGCGACACGGGCGAGCTGGCCGTCGGGCCCTTTCTGATCGAGGACGTAGCCACAGCCGAAGGCCTTCGCCAGCTCGAGGCAGTCCTCGTGGATGCGGTGTCGGCGGCCACAGCGTACCCGGACTTCGTCGATCATCCGACTGGTCGACCCCTGGTGGAGGTCGAGCACGAGGTCGGCGCGACTGGCGGCGTCGAACGTCGCGGCGGCGATTCGCTCGCTCGAGGTGCCGTTCTCGTTGCCGGGGTAGGCCCGGTTCATCTTCGTGTCGTCGATCGGGTTCCGGTGTTCGGCCACCTGAAACGCGTGGTAGTTGACGATGCCGACGATCAGGATCGTCCCCGAGAGTGTCGCGGGATCGAGTTGTGGGACGAGTCGCCTGATCACGCCGACGCCGTTGAGTTCGTCACCGTCGCTGGCGGCCTGCAGATATAGCGTCTTGCCCGACCGCTCGCCGTTGATTACGGCGACGGGGAGCCCGACCGGGCTGCCGTCCCGGGTTTCGCCGACCTCGAGACGGCCCGTGTCGATCTCGCCGGGCCCTGCGCTCGCCGTTCCGAGCGTCGTCGTCATGTCCCAGACGACGGACCCGTCCACTATTATACTGTCTGTTGATGATGGACAGGAACCCGCTCCAGTTGCCGACTTTCTCTCAGCAGGTGTCCCGTCCCGGTCACTCGGCCGCGTCGTACTGCGGGAGCCGTCCCGACCGCGCCGAGCCCTCGAGGAAGGGGAGACTCGTCTGCCGTGCCGGAATCTCCTCGCCGTCGACCCGGACCGAGAGCGACTCGGTCTCGCAGTCGTACTCCACGAGCGCGAGGGCGATCACGGCCTCGAGCATCGGGCTCTCGACGGCACGGGTGACTTCGCCGACGGTGGCGTCGCCGTCGAAGACGGTCGCACCGGCGTCGGGGACGACTGGTTCGTCGTCAGGTGCGTCGGCAGCCCCCTCGAGTGTGAGTCCGACCAGTCGGCGACTCGGCTGGCCGACGTTCTCGACACGGGAGACGACCTCCTGGCCGACGAAACAGCCCTTCTCGAAGTCGACGGCCCCGCGGAGACCGAGCACGTTCGGGATCTGCCCCTCGAGTTCGGCGTCGAACAGCGGCGTGCCGGCCTCGAGACAGAGGGCCTCCCAGGTCCGGTAGCCGACGGGTGCGGCGTTCATCCCCTGTGTGAGGAGGACGTCGTGGACCGCCTCGGCGTCGGCGGCACTGCAGACGACCTCGTAGGTCTCCTCGCCGGGGTGGCCGTCGGTTCGGATCACGGTCACGCCGGTGTCGCCCATCGTTCCACGGACGAAGGTGTGGGGCTGTTCGGGCGTCGCCGCGCCGTTGAGGACGCTCGCGACCTTCTCGGTCGCCTGTGGCCCGCAGAGACGGAAGACGGCGTACTCGTCTGTCGCGTCGGTGATCTCGACGTCCTGAATGAACACCTTCTCCGACCAGTCGTCTGCGAGGTCGCCGGCCGCTCCGGGCTGGGTGAACAAGAGGAGACGCTCGCCCGCGTTGTAGACGGTCAATTCGACCTCGACGCGACCCTGCGGATCGAGGACCAGCGCCTCACAGCCGCGGCCGTCCTCGGCGGGGACGCGGTTCGAGACGACGTTGTCGACGTACTCGAGTCGGTCCTCTCCCTCGACGACGACGACGCCGTAGGCGGCCTCGAGCAGGCCGACGCCGTTGCGGACCGCCCGGTGGGCGCGCTCGGGCCGGCCGTAGTGTTCGACGACCGTTCGACCACCGCGGTCGCCGAAGGTCGCCCCGTGGTCGGCGTGAATCGACTCGATGACACTCATATCACTGTCCTCGAGCCTCGTCCTCTCAGGCGTTTCGATTCGCGAAGTCCCGGGACTCGGCAGGCGAGCGGTCTCGAGTCAAAACGGGAACCGCTCGCGGAGCCACTCACCGATCGTCGCCGACTCTTCGTCGTCGACTGGCTGGTCCGGGACGACGCGCTCGTGGGGCTTGATCACCGTCCGACCGCCCTCACCCACGCTCGATTCGACTTCGATGAGTCCGTCGGCTTTCAGCGTCGACAGCGCCGTCTCGAGGTCGTCGATGTCGACTTCGACGGCTGCCCGGAGTTCGAAGACAGTCATCCCCTCCTCGGCGCGGTTGACGAGCGCATCGAGTACCGCCACCTGCGTCCCGTCGCGGTTCCGGTACTCCCGCTTGGCTCTCATCCGGTCTCACTTTCGACAGCGCGGGATTTGACGTTTGTCGTTCGCTCTCACGGATCCGTGACCGATCGGATCTCGTGGTTGACAGCGATCTGAGCAAATAGTGGGCGGTACGTTTTTTATACCCAGAATCGGTACGGTGGGACAATGGTCCTGCGATGTTCGCTGCTCGGTCACGACTACGGGGAACCCGACGTCGAACGCGAGCGCGAAGAACGGGGCAGCGAAGTCGTCGTTACCGTCCAGGAGTACGAGGAGTGTTCCCGCTGTGGCGACCGCAACGTCCTGAGCGAGAACACCGAAGTGCGGAGTCTCTCCGGGACGAGCGCCGATGGAGCCGCGCCCCCACGATCCGAGTCCGACGCCGAGGCCGAATCGACCGCCGACGATCAGCCGAACCGACCGGACGCTGCCCGGGGCGAACCGAGTGGCGCCGAGGCCGGCGCTGGCGGCGGCGCTAGCGCTGGAAGCGAGTCCGAGTCGACGGCCGACCCGGCCCCCGAGACCACCGGCGAGGACGCCGAAATCCTCGACGCAGAGGACGACGCGTCCGGCGGCGTCACCATTCCCGACGCCGAGACGAACGGCCCGGTCGAGGCCCGGCCCGACCCGGACGGTCAGGTGGCAACCGACGACGCCGTCTCGGCCGACCATCCGTCCGACGCCGACGGCGAACCGGTGACCGACGACGGCGAAATTCTGGAACCAGCGGACGAGTCCACCGACGACGACAGAGCGCCCGGTGCCTGGCCCGACTCGAGCGACGTCGGGCCGCCGGTCGACCGCGACGGGGAACCGACGACGTGGCCAGACCCGGAGGCCGACTCCGACGGGATGGAGGCGACTGGTGACTCGAGCGACGAACCCGGACCCGTAGCCGACGATCCGGCGGAAGAGCAAACCGACGCCGTCGTTCTCGAGCACACCGACCCGACCGAGACCGGTGCCGACGCCATCGCGACGGACTCCGAAATCGTCGACGCAGGCCCCACCGGTCCCGAGCCCGACCAGGAACCCGACTCGAGCGGCCGCCCGAGTCTCAGTACCGGTTCGGGGATCGAGCGGGCAGACTCGGTTCCGACGCCCGGCGAGACGCCCGCCCGACGAACCGACGACGTTCAGACGGAGTACTACTGTCCGCGGTGTGAGTTCGTCGAACCGGACGGGCAGGGCTCGCTCCGACCCGGGGACATCTGTCCCGACTGCCGGAAGGGCTACCTCGGGGAGCGTCCGGTCCAGTAACCGAACGCGATTTTCCCGGCGAATCGGGACGGCGGCGTCCGGGTATCAGTCCGGCGTAACGTCGCCTATGAAAAGAGGTAAAGACCCTGCCGTGTATCTCAGAGCCATGAAGGAGTACAAGATGCGTCGCGGCGAATATCTCGAGGAACGAATCCCCGACATGGAAGCGACCGTCGAGGAGTACTTCGGTCCGATCACGGGTACCGAGGAGTTCAAAGGGAGTGACCTCTACGTCATCGGCGAGCCCGACAACCCCGTCTTCGAGAAGATCGTCGTCGGTGCCGTCGAATACTCCGGCAAGAAGGACAAACTCGGCGTCGAATTTCACGAGCGCGATCCCACCGAACTCGGCCCGGAGGAACTCGAAGCCGCTGCCGATGCCGTCGACGCGAAAAACGACTTCCTGCTCGAGGCGACCGGTCGTGACGCCAAGGCCCGTCGTGACTCGCTGAAACGCTCGGTCGAGGACGACCCGGACCACGACGTCGCCTGATCGCGGGGTTCTTTTCTACTTCGACGGTTCCGGTCACGGATCGGCGCTCGAGCGCCAGTCCGAATTCGGAATCGTTACGACGACGCCGTCTATTCGTTCGATCGATGGAGTTCACTGCGTTTGTACTCGCGACCGCAGTTGCACACGTCGGTTTCGCGATCTTCGTCACCGCCCATGCGAAGCTCACTGCTCAGGACGCCGGTAACTGGCCGTACCTGACGCTCTTGCTGGGGCTCGCCGGTGTCGCAGGTTACTTCTTCTACGACGAGATCGCAGAATCCGGACGGATCTGACCGGCCGGCCGTCGCCAGTTTCGACTCGCTCGTGAGAAACCGGGGGTCAGAAGCGAGAACGCCAGAAGGGAGCGTTGGTGGTCGTTTCTCGAGCGTTCGAGGGGGTCGTTCAGGCCAGGAAGACGTGCCGCGGCCGGTCTGCGAGGATGTCCCGGCCGTACTGCACCGTTTCCGAGAACTCGTCGCTTCGGAAGAAGGCCATCGCGTCCTCGCGGGAGTCCCACCGGCTGGCGATGAACATGTCGTTTTCGTCCTCGCGGTTGGCCAGCAGGTCGGACTTGCGGTGGCCGTCCATCTCGGCG is a genomic window of Natrarchaeobaculum aegyptiacum containing:
- a CDS encoding succinylglutamate desuccinylase/aspartoacylase family protein yields the protein MTTTLGTASAGPGEIDTGRLEVGETRDGSPVGLPVAVINGERSGKTLYLQAASDGDELNGVGVIRRLVPQLDPATLSGTILIVGIVNYHAFQVAEHRNPIDDTKMNRAYPGNENGTSSERIAAATFDAASRADLVLDLHQGSTSRMIDEVRVRCGRRHRIHEDCLELAKAFGCGYVLDQKGPDGQLARVAPDEGIPTVDPELGGAVGWDETSIRKGVEGVFNVLEYYGFLDGSPTLERQTRATGFEQYGSPVGGLVDMQKDLGARVSRGEPIFEVTTPFGESKATITADSDGILWRTRRLPQVATGEYVCSVGTDVDTV
- a CDS encoding aminomethyltransferase family protein; the encoded protein is MSVIESIHADHGATFGDRGGRTVVEHYGRPERAHRAVRNGVGLLEAAYGVVVVEGEDRLEYVDNVVSNRVPAEDGRGCEALVLDPQGRVEVELTVYNAGERLLLFTQPGAAGDLADDWSEKVFIQDVEITDATDEYAVFRLCGPQATEKVASVLNGAATPEQPHTFVRGTMGDTGVTVIRTDGHPGEETYEVVCSAADAEAVHDVLLTQGMNAAPVGYRTWEALCLEAGTPLFDAELEGQIPNVLGLRGAVDFEKGCFVGQEVVSRVENVGQPSRRLVGLTLEGAADAPDDEPVVPDAGATVFDGDATVGEVTRAVESPMLEAVIALALVEYDCETESLSVRVDGEEIPARQTSLPFLEGSARSGRLPQYDAAE
- a CDS encoding DUF6432 family protein, encoding MRAKREYRNRDGTQVAVLDALVNRAEEGMTVFELRAAVEVDIDDLETALSTLKADGLIEVESSVGEGGRTVIKPHERVVPDQPVDDEESATIGEWLRERFPF
- a CDS encoding DUF7093 family protein, with amino-acid sequence MVLRCSLLGHDYGEPDVEREREERGSEVVVTVQEYEECSRCGDRNVLSENTEVRSLSGTSADGAAPPRSESDAEAESTADDQPNRPDAARGEPSGAEAGAGGGASAGSESESTADPAPETTGEDAEILDAEDDASGGVTIPDAETNGPVEARPDPDGQVATDDAVSADHPSDADGEPVTDDGEILEPADESTDDDRAPGAWPDSSDVGPPVDRDGEPTTWPDPEADSDGMEATGDSSDEPGPVADDPAEEQTDAVVLEHTDPTETGADAIATDSEIVDAGPTGPEPDQEPDSSGRPSLSTGSGIERADSVPTPGETPARRTDDVQTEYYCPRCEFVEPDGQGSLRPGDICPDCRKGYLGERPVQ
- a CDS encoding DUF5611 family protein, which codes for MKEYKMRRGEYLEERIPDMEATVEEYFGPITGTEEFKGSDLYVIGEPDNPVFEKIVVGAVEYSGKKDKLGVEFHERDPTELGPEELEAAADAVDAKNDFLLEATGRDAKARRDSLKRSVEDDPDHDVA